A window from Candidatus Neomarinimicrobiota bacterium encodes these proteins:
- a CDS encoding TonB-dependent receptor translates to MRFVKYTSLIFGILFPLFLCGQSPVKLTGTVVDSSTNQPVEDASVTVLDGKGGTYTDADGQFQIAHLYSGTYRLRIAHIRYQPKNITITLSKDVPEDVTIHLAPRTFRFPAVTVEGEYYGAQEIFLSRERIERFGNSAAEVLEQVPQITITREGDSGARGIRIRGSNTNQVLVLVDGIPLNDPLTGEVNLETISTEMIQEIRIHPHGASAEYGSGAYAGVVRIITRNQPVEQWSVGGAVESYSGREVSTFLSGEIISPLYYNVSYSGRSVKNDYRYSYNLPDGTSVTRHRENAAIHLRSLQSSLSYTKPSRQIRISGHLMQSDRGLPGKIYQWTPYANAHNDRAGISGSYREQFSNGSLDIQSQLSTASSEYVNDPPADAPLQYRLVPPYDTRYDHGTLGTSADLNIHLRQNIHWNTGVDLEKTEFQQTGESLDYADPIRATQESYGLHSGAEFSTVLGDSNYSITTNPQIRYSFIRYNNGEEIEQYPFWSASLGTSIRQRGYPNGTLFSNLNRSFRIPTFGDLFYQDFRVSGNPDLRPEQSREATIGLKLRPVRGRDLEVTGEAFWREFRDQIIWVTGSYGNFSPTNTDSRITGQSFSVTWNSPDDRFFGRAGFEHLVARNKNPNHALLNKTLPFRPAYEWRARFGSNLKFLTIIYDHRFRGSRFITQANTKSLPPYELGSIELRGVLSQRLLPEALSLQIILRINNLWDNRYYIMERMPEPGRNYRLSLELNFNHSQ, encoded by the coding sequence GTGCGATTCGTAAAATACACCTCACTCATATTCGGAATACTTTTCCCGTTATTTCTCTGCGGCCAGAGTCCAGTCAAACTGACCGGTACAGTTGTGGATTCTTCTACCAATCAGCCAGTGGAAGATGCGTCGGTCACCGTCCTGGATGGTAAAGGCGGCACCTATACCGATGCCGATGGCCAATTTCAAATCGCGCATCTCTATAGTGGCACATACCGTCTTCGAATTGCCCATATCCGGTACCAGCCGAAAAATATCACCATCACGCTGTCCAAAGATGTTCCAGAAGATGTAACAATCCATTTAGCTCCCAGGACTTTCCGATTCCCCGCAGTAACCGTGGAGGGTGAATACTATGGAGCACAGGAAATCTTCCTCTCCAGAGAGAGAATCGAGCGATTCGGAAACTCCGCAGCCGAAGTGTTGGAACAGGTACCGCAAATTACTATTACCAGAGAAGGTGATTCCGGAGCCAGGGGTATCAGGATACGCGGGAGCAACACCAATCAGGTGCTGGTACTGGTAGACGGTATCCCGTTAAACGATCCCCTGACCGGTGAAGTGAACCTTGAAACGATTTCCACCGAAATGATCCAGGAAATCCGGATCCATCCTCACGGGGCCAGCGCCGAATACGGCTCCGGCGCCTATGCGGGCGTTGTCCGGATTATCACAAGGAATCAGCCAGTCGAGCAATGGAGTGTCGGGGGGGCTGTCGAAAGTTACTCTGGCAGAGAGGTTTCTACTTTTCTCTCCGGAGAAATTATCTCTCCACTCTATTATAATGTATCCTACAGTGGGCGTTCGGTGAAGAACGACTATCGATATTCCTATAATCTGCCGGACGGCACGTCGGTCACCAGACATCGTGAAAATGCCGCAATCCATCTCCGGAGTCTCCAGAGCAGCCTCTCCTATACAAAACCGTCAAGACAAATTCGAATCAGCGGACACCTGATGCAATCCGATCGCGGCTTGCCCGGGAAAATTTATCAATGGACTCCATACGCAAATGCCCACAATGATCGGGCGGGTATTTCAGGATCCTACCGGGAACAGTTCTCTAACGGATCTCTGGATATTCAATCTCAGTTAAGTACGGCTTCCTCAGAATACGTGAACGATCCACCTGCTGATGCCCCGCTTCAATACCGATTGGTTCCGCCGTACGATACCCGATACGATCATGGGACGCTGGGCACAAGTGCGGACCTGAATATCCATTTACGGCAAAATATCCATTGGAACACCGGCGTTGATTTAGAAAAAACCGAATTTCAGCAGACGGGCGAGTCACTGGACTATGCTGACCCCATTCGTGCAACCCAGGAGAGTTACGGGCTGCATTCGGGGGCTGAATTCTCTACCGTACTTGGTGACAGCAACTATTCCATAACCACAAATCCGCAGATCCGATACTCCTTTATTCGGTATAATAACGGTGAAGAAATCGAACAATACCCGTTCTGGAGTGCGTCACTTGGCACTTCCATTCGGCAAAGGGGATATCCAAATGGGACTCTTTTTTCAAATTTGAATCGTTCATTTCGCATACCGACGTTCGGCGATCTGTTTTACCAGGATTTTCGTGTATCCGGCAATCCGGATCTCCGTCCGGAACAAAGCCGTGAAGCAACAATAGGGCTCAAACTCAGGCCGGTTCGTGGACGCGATTTGGAAGTGACCGGCGAAGCTTTCTGGCGCGAATTCCGGGATCAGATCATCTGGGTAACCGGCTCTTATGGTAATTTTTCACCAACCAATACAGACAGCCGCATTACAGGTCAATCGTTTTCAGTAACATGGAATTCACCCGATGACCGCTTCTTTGGCCGGGCAGGTTTTGAACATTTAGTAGCACGAAACAAAAATCCTAATCACGCACTGTTGAATAAAACACTTCCGTTCCGGCCAGCATATGAGTGGCGGGCCAGATTCGGTTCAAACCTGAAATTTCTCACGATAATCTACGACCATCGATTTCGCGGAAGTCGGTTTATTACCCAGGCAAACACAAAATCGCTTCCACCATATGAATTGGGATCTATTGAGCTGCGGGGTGTTCTATCTCAGCGCTTGCTGCCGGAGGCTCTCTCGCTGCAAATCATCCTGCGCATAAACAATCTCTGGGATAACAGGTATTACATTATGGAACGGATGCCGGAGCCCGGGCGGAATTACCGACTTTCACTGGAATTGAACTTCAACCATTCTCAATAA
- a CDS encoding YncE family protein — protein MNKPKVLLVVFGIALLLMTGCDDNLVDSGGTAVEGLFVLNGLAQTVSHIDLTTDEVSLQFVAAREIPSDLGIIGEHLLVLNSSPASMDVFAAEDGNSITTINLPGGSNPYGLHIDGNYIYITGLSSNQLYIVNAGNYTLEDSAAVGTGPQGITSDDSHIFVANNGGWPDYSESSVTVLNKSDYSVDTTISTSTNPQEFTWTPDGNLHVVCTGNYDDITGKVDVIDVNSMAVTQTIEFGGTPGRIASAEQKVYLSDAGDQENGFLYSYDAITYTVLNDNESPIHVNNGAMGLVFSDANKDLYVSNFNANTVQKFDVETGEVLQTYEVSDGPQSLVAW, from the coding sequence ATGAATAAACCAAAAGTACTACTTGTCGTATTTGGCATTGCACTTTTGCTTATGACGGGCTGTGACGATAATCTTGTAGATAGTGGTGGTACCGCTGTGGAAGGGTTGTTTGTGCTCAATGGGCTGGCACAAACGGTTTCACATATTGACCTGACCACAGATGAGGTATCCCTCCAGTTTGTCGCCGCCAGAGAAATCCCATCTGACCTGGGCATCATCGGAGAGCACTTACTCGTTTTGAACTCCAGTCCGGCCTCCATGGATGTGTTTGCCGCAGAAGACGGCAACAGTATCACCACCATAAATTTACCGGGTGGCAGCAATCCCTACGGGCTTCACATCGATGGGAACTATATTTACATCACCGGGTTGTCCTCGAATCAGCTTTATATTGTGAATGCCGGTAATTACACGCTTGAAGATTCGGCCGCCGTAGGAACCGGTCCCCAGGGCATTACCTCGGACGACTCACATATTTTTGTTGCAAATAACGGTGGATGGCCGGACTATTCCGAATCCTCGGTAACGGTGCTGAACAAGTCGGATTATTCAGTGGATACAACTATTAGCACCAGTACCAATCCGCAGGAATTTACCTGGACGCCGGACGGTAATCTGCATGTGGTCTGTACCGGGAACTATGACGACATCACCGGAAAAGTAGATGTCATCGATGTGAACTCCATGGCAGTAACTCAGACCATTGAGTTTGGCGGAACTCCGGGGCGGATTGCATCCGCTGAACAGAAAGTGTATTTATCGGATGCAGGCGATCAGGAAAACGGTTTCCTGTATTCCTATGATGCAATAACATATACGGTACTCAACGATAACGAATCACCGATTCACGTAAATAACGGAGCCATGGGGCTGGTATTTTCTGATGCGAACAAGGATTTATATGTATCCAACTTCAATGCGAATACAGTGCAGAAATTTGACGTAGAAACGGGCGAAGTTCTGCAGACATACGAAGTGAGTGACGGCCCCCAATCACTAGTGGCCTGGTGA
- a CDS encoding cation:proton antiporter has protein sequence MENALFNVAILIFAGVASQLVANKFKFPAIVPLLVVGALLGQFELLRVDLLGDGLQTIVHIGVAIILFEGGLSLRRVNYREASKTIRNLITIGIIITWVLGSASAYFLFPELRNPTGLRIAVLFGALITVTGPTVIMPLLKNVKTTKKISTILTWEGILIDPIGALLAVVTLTFIETSSSGGFLVREFIRSMAIGFSVGIGGGLIMNYVLNRRKMISWDLRNLFVLSTVIVVYACSDWLQHETGVLAVTVMGLLLGILKPLGIDEIESFKGQLTTLMVSILFILLAAKLELQSIVDLGWRGVVLLAIVILVIRPINIFTSSVNSDLGLNEKLFLSWIAPRGIVAAAVASLFTTNLSHIPEYANQAAYLETLTFLVIGGTVFIQGGTAKWVGKLLNVLQPPPRGFLFVGASAPARQLAKTIKAVGFKVTMMDINRNNCRAAKKEDLDAIHADALAPDTLEDAQLEGIGNLIAITPNAEVNILACQQGAKFLGPEHVFRIRLQEEQDEQSDETRLKDEGLLLFHEDLTYGSLKSYLRQGWKFYSKKTEHEIIRQNGEDEPSDFIPVFYVKNDHLELVTPNMNVPNGVQLVCFGKEPDKIDSTSDEEEVEAIDLDELGTEEFPNSDSDK, from the coding sequence ATGGAAAACGCACTATTTAACGTCGCAATACTGATATTTGCCGGTGTCGCCTCCCAACTGGTGGCGAATAAATTTAAGTTCCCGGCCATTGTGCCGCTCTTAGTTGTCGGTGCATTGCTGGGGCAATTTGAGCTCTTGCGGGTCGACCTGTTGGGGGATGGCCTTCAGACGATTGTACACATTGGCGTGGCCATTATCCTCTTTGAAGGTGGATTATCACTCCGCCGGGTCAACTACCGGGAAGCCTCCAAGACAATCCGGAATCTAATTACCATCGGCATCATTATAACCTGGGTTCTGGGGTCAGCTTCTGCATATTTCCTGTTCCCCGAACTACGGAATCCAACCGGTCTCCGTATTGCTGTGCTGTTCGGCGCGCTTATTACCGTCACCGGCCCGACGGTTATCATGCCGCTGCTGAAAAATGTAAAAACGACCAAAAAGATCTCCACAATTCTCACCTGGGAAGGCATTCTGATTGACCCCATCGGTGCACTGCTGGCCGTGGTGACGCTCACCTTTATCGAAACTTCATCTTCCGGCGGATTCTTAGTGCGGGAATTTATCCGGAGCATGGCCATCGGCTTTTCCGTGGGTATCGGCGGGGGCCTGATCATGAATTATGTGCTGAACCGGCGCAAGATGATCTCCTGGGATCTGCGAAATTTATTTGTGCTTTCCACGGTTATCGTCGTGTATGCCTGCTCTGACTGGCTTCAGCATGAAACAGGTGTACTGGCTGTCACCGTTATGGGATTGCTGCTGGGGATCCTCAAACCGCTGGGTATCGACGAAATTGAGTCCTTCAAGGGTCAGCTCACCACGCTGATGGTATCGATCCTCTTTATTCTTTTGGCGGCGAAACTTGAATTGCAGAGTATTGTAGATCTTGGATGGCGTGGTGTTGTGCTGTTGGCAATCGTGATTTTGGTAATTCGGCCGATCAATATTTTCACATCTTCAGTAAATTCGGATCTCGGACTGAATGAAAAGCTCTTTCTCTCATGGATTGCCCCCAGGGGAATTGTTGCAGCGGCGGTCGCCTCCCTGTTTACCACCAATCTCTCCCACATCCCGGAATATGCCAACCAGGCAGCGTACCTTGAGACGCTGACGTTCCTTGTTATTGGAGGTACGGTTTTTATTCAGGGTGGCACAGCGAAATGGGTAGGGAAATTACTGAACGTCTTACAACCACCACCCCGCGGGTTCCTCTTTGTGGGCGCCAGCGCCCCGGCCAGGCAATTAGCCAAAACCATTAAGGCTGTCGGATTCAAGGTAACAATGATGGATATTAACCGGAATAATTGCCGTGCAGCCAAGAAGGAAGATCTGGATGCGATACATGCCGATGCCCTGGCTCCGGATACTCTGGAAGATGCTCAGTTGGAAGGGATCGGGAACCTTATTGCTATCACACCGAATGCAGAAGTCAATATCCTGGCATGTCAGCAGGGAGCCAAATTTCTCGGCCCGGAACACGTATTCCGGATCCGCCTCCAGGAGGAGCAGGATGAGCAATCCGACGAAACGAGGTTAAAGGATGAAGGGCTGCTCCTGTTCCATGAAGATTTGACGTACGGCAGCCTCAAGTCCTATCTCCGCCAGGGCTGGAAATTCTACTCCAAAAAAACCGAACACGAAATTATCCGGCAAAACGGAGAGGACGAACCCTCAGATTTCATTCCGGTCTTCTATGTGAAAAACGACCATCTTGAGCTGGTTACTCCCAATATGAACGTCCCCAATGGGGTGCAACTGGTCTGCTTTGGCAAGGAGCCGGATAAGATTGATAGCACCTCGGACGAAGAAGAAGTTGAGGCTATCGATCTGGATGAATTGGGTACGGAGGAATTTCCGAATAGTGATTCCGATAAGTAG
- the pruA gene encoding L-glutamate gamma-semialdehyde dehydrogenase, with protein MYQPYEQAGYIDFSKPENQRKMQDALEKVKSQLGQTHDLIIGGERVQSSETFDSINPAKKDQVIGTFQQAEPKHVDQAMDAALEAWEEWKHYSPEARAAIFARAGHLMQDRRFELIAWQILEQGKSWPETDAEVSEAIDFQNYYAREALRYGNQSDVDKWRPRENNEYFYIPLGVGAIIPPWNFPLAIMSGMSSAAMVTGNCIILKPSSDAPAQAYQYVKILEEVGLPKGVVNLVTGGGGRIGDKLVGHPKTRFIAFTGSKKVGLHINELAAKLQPGQKWIKRVSAEMGGKDAMVVLEDAPDMAAAADAAVQSAFGYSGQKCSACSRLILEESIHDEFVEKVIERAKKLTVGPPDKQENWMGPVINEDAESKILEYIKIGKEEGKLVLGGKKISEDGYYIEPTIFTEIDPGDRMEQEEIFGPVLSIIKARDYDHALEIANDTDYGLTGGVWTKDQAKIERAKREFHVGNLYFNRGITGSIVGSQPFGGFNLSGTDNKAGGKDYLLFFQQAKTVTQRL; from the coding sequence ATGTATCAACCGTATGAGCAGGCAGGATATATCGACTTTTCAAAACCCGAAAATCAGCGGAAAATGCAGGATGCCCTGGAAAAGGTTAAGTCCCAGCTCGGTCAGACTCACGACCTGATTATCGGAGGCGAACGGGTGCAGTCTTCCGAGACGTTCGACTCGATTAACCCCGCGAAAAAAGACCAGGTTATCGGCACATTCCAGCAGGCAGAGCCGAAGCATGTCGACCAGGCAATGGATGCAGCCCTGGAAGCATGGGAGGAGTGGAAACATTATTCGCCCGAAGCCCGCGCAGCCATCTTCGCCCGGGCGGGACATCTGATGCAGGATCGCCGGTTCGAACTCATCGCCTGGCAGATCCTGGAGCAGGGAAAGAGTTGGCCCGAGACCGATGCTGAAGTCTCCGAAGCCATCGATTTTCAGAACTATTATGCCAGAGAAGCCCTTCGCTATGGGAACCAGTCGGATGTGGACAAATGGCGTCCCCGGGAGAACAACGAATACTTTTATATTCCGCTGGGAGTGGGAGCGATTATCCCCCCGTGGAATTTCCCACTGGCGATCATGTCCGGAATGTCTTCCGCAGCCATGGTCACCGGGAACTGCATCATTTTAAAGCCGTCCAGTGACGCCCCGGCTCAGGCGTATCAATATGTGAAAATTCTGGAGGAAGTAGGCCTTCCCAAAGGCGTTGTAAATCTGGTCACCGGCGGTGGCGGCCGGATCGGCGATAAGCTGGTCGGTCATCCAAAGACCCGGTTCATTGCATTCACTGGCTCTAAAAAAGTCGGCCTCCACATTAACGAGTTGGCGGCCAAACTTCAGCCGGGGCAGAAATGGATTAAGCGCGTCAGCGCCGAGATGGGCGGCAAGGACGCCATGGTTGTGCTGGAAGACGCTCCGGATATGGCAGCGGCTGCTGATGCCGCGGTACAGTCGGCCTTCGGCTACTCCGGTCAGAAATGCTCGGCCTGTTCGCGTCTCATCCTGGAAGAATCCATCCACGATGAATTCGTAGAAAAAGTGATTGAACGCGCCAAAAAACTCACCGTCGGCCCTCCCGATAAACAGGAAAACTGGATGGGGCCGGTGATTAACGAGGACGCCGAAAGCAAGATACTCGAGTATATCAAAATCGGCAAGGAAGAAGGCAAGCTCGTCCTCGGCGGCAAAAAAATCAGTGAAGACGGCTACTACATTGAGCCGACCATCTTCACCGAAATCGATCCCGGCGACCGGATGGAGCAGGAAGAGATTTTTGGCCCTGTGCTTTCCATTATAAAGGCCAGAGATTATGACCACGCGCTGGAAATTGCCAATGACACCGATTACGGACTCACAGGCGGTGTCTGGACAAAAGATCAGGCCAAAATCGAGCGGGCGAAAAGAGAGTTCCACGTCGGGAACCTTTACTTCAACCGGGGCATTACCGGATCAATTGTCGGCTCCCAACCATTCGGTGGCTTCAACCTCTCCGGTACCGACAACAAGGCCGGTGGCAAGGATTACCTGCTCTTTTTCCAGCAGGCCAAAACCGTCACCCAGCGCCTGTAA
- a CDS encoding cyclic 2,3-diphosphoglycerate synthase gives MSKTTVIIMGAAGRDFHNFNTFYRSNDDYDVVAFTATQIPDIEGRKYPGELAGDLYPDGIPIEPEEKLPELITELNVDEVVFSYSDVPHEYVMHKASLVNSLGADFKVMGAKRTMLKSEKPVVAVCAVRTGCGKSQTTRRVAEILTDAGKQVVAIRHPMPYGDLAKQRVQRFETLDDLKKHDCTIEEMEEYEPHIDRGTIVYAGVDYEAILRKAEQEADVILWDGGNNDMPFYEPDIMITVTDPHRPGHETSYYPGESNLLMADVVLINKIDTADNTGVEAVRDAIRTHNPDATVVDGASPISVDEPKLIAGKRALVIEDGPTLTHGEMKYGAGVVAADKFGATELVDPRPYTTGTITETFEKYPEIGTLLPAMGYGEQQMKDLEVTIKNADCDVVIIGTPIDLRRIINIEQPSVRVTYDLQELGRPNLRDVLKPLL, from the coding sequence ATGAGCAAGACCACAGTAATTATTATGGGCGCCGCCGGCAGAGATTTTCACAATTTTAATACATTTTATCGTTCCAACGATGATTACGATGTCGTCGCCTTCACCGCAACCCAGATCCCGGACATCGAAGGCCGGAAATATCCCGGTGAACTGGCGGGCGATCTCTATCCGGATGGCATTCCCATCGAACCCGAAGAGAAACTCCCGGAACTGATTACCGAACTCAACGTGGATGAAGTGGTCTTTTCCTACAGCGATGTTCCACACGAGTACGTCATGCACAAGGCATCTCTGGTAAACAGTCTCGGTGCGGATTTTAAAGTCATGGGCGCCAAACGCACCATGCTGAAAAGTGAAAAACCGGTAGTCGCCGTCTGCGCCGTGCGAACCGGTTGCGGGAAGAGCCAGACTACCCGACGCGTCGCCGAAATTCTGACAGACGCCGGCAAACAGGTCGTCGCGATCCGGCATCCCATGCCCTATGGGGACTTGGCGAAGCAGCGGGTTCAGCGGTTTGAGACTCTGGACGATCTCAAAAAACACGACTGTACCATAGAGGAGATGGAGGAGTACGAACCGCACATCGATCGCGGGACCATCGTCTACGCCGGTGTTGACTACGAAGCCATTCTCCGGAAAGCGGAACAGGAAGCGGATGTCATCCTCTGGGACGGCGGCAACAACGACATGCCATTCTACGAGCCGGATATCATGATCACCGTAACTGATCCCCATCGTCCGGGACACGAGACGTCCTATTATCCCGGCGAATCCAATCTCCTGATGGCCGATGTGGTCTTAATCAATAAAATCGATACCGCCGATAACACCGGCGTGGAAGCCGTGCGTGACGCCATTCGCACCCACAATCCGGACGCGACAGTTGTTGACGGCGCATCGCCCATTTCTGTGGATGAACCAAAGCTAATTGCCGGAAAGCGGGCATTGGTTATCGAGGACGGCCCCACCCTGACGCACGGGGAGATGAAATATGGCGCCGGGGTGGTGGCCGCCGATAAATTCGGCGCCACCGAACTCGTTGATCCCAGACCGTATACCACCGGTACGATTACGGAAACCTTCGAAAAATACCCCGAAATCGGCACCCTGCTCCCGGCCATGGGATACGGTGAACAACAGATGAAGGATCTGGAAGTCACGATAAAAAATGCGGATTGCGATGTCGTAATCATCGGAACCCCCATCGACCTGCGACGGATTATCAACATTGAGCAGCCGTCGGTTCGCGTCACCTATGATCTCCAGGAACTGGGGCGGCCGAATCTCCGGGATGTCCTGAAGCCGCTGCTATAA
- the arcC gene encoding carbamate kinase yields MGRPKTAVVALGGNAISPKSEADTIANQFRHTRESLAAIQHLVEQGYHLAITHGNGPQVGNALLRVELARGKAPILPLGICVADVQGGMGYMIEQSLQNRLRQVGIARDVVTMVTQVVVDKDDPSLQDPTKFIGQFYTEEEAKRLAEESGWTVKYDEGRDGWRRVVASPMPKQLVNAQPIKQLVDHGTIVIAAGGGGIPVCIEENGDYEGVDAVIDKDRAAAIIGKDIEASQLFIVTDVPEVYLHYKNPNQEAIREISSEKLQSLHDAGHFPAGSMGPKIEAALSFLRNGGTKVVITSIDHLTESLTGNRGTHITV; encoded by the coding sequence ATGGGGCGGCCGAAGACAGCAGTCGTAGCGCTGGGCGGAAACGCCATCAGCCCAAAATCTGAGGCGGACACTATTGCCAATCAGTTCCGCCATACCCGAGAAAGCCTGGCTGCGATCCAGCACCTGGTAGAGCAAGGCTATCATCTGGCTATTACCCATGGAAACGGCCCGCAGGTCGGGAATGCCCTCCTGCGGGTTGAACTGGCCCGTGGAAAAGCGCCCATACTTCCGCTAGGAATCTGCGTTGCAGACGTCCAGGGCGGCATGGGCTATATGATCGAGCAGTCACTCCAAAACCGGTTGCGTCAGGTCGGTATTGCCAGAGATGTGGTCACGATGGTGACCCAGGTTGTAGTTGATAAGGATGATCCTTCTCTGCAGGATCCGACCAAATTCATTGGACAGTTCTATACCGAAGAGGAAGCCAAGCGACTGGCGGAAGAGAGCGGCTGGACGGTGAAATATGACGAAGGCCGCGACGGCTGGCGCCGGGTGGTTGCCTCTCCCATGCCGAAACAGTTGGTTAACGCGCAGCCTATCAAGCAGCTCGTGGACCACGGGACTATCGTCATTGCTGCCGGTGGCGGTGGCATCCCGGTCTGCATCGAAGAGAATGGCGACTACGAAGGGGTTGATGCTGTCATCGATAAAGATCGCGCCGCGGCCATCATCGGAAAGGATATCGAAGCCAGCCAGCTCTTTATTGTGACAGATGTGCCGGAAGTCTATCTGCATTATAAGAACCCGAACCAGGAAGCGATTCGGGAGATCTCCAGCGAGAAACTGCAATCACTCCATGATGCGGGGCACTTCCCCGCTGGTTCCATGGGGCCGAAAATCGAAGCGGCACTGAGTTTCCTCCGGAACGGTGGCACCAAGGTTGTGATTACATCCATTGACCACCTGACCGAATCACTCACCGGCAATCGTGGTACGCATATCACAGTGTGA